The following nucleotide sequence is from Candidatus Thorarchaeota archaeon.
TGGACTCCGCTTCGATGGGTAGATCAAAGAGCGGTAACGATTCACACTGCGCCTCGATCAGTTTTTCTACAGTCGCATAAAGCGAATCGCGTTCAGCCAAGATTCCAAGCCGTCTGAAGACGGAATCGGCATATTTCGGTCCCCCTGCGAACAAGTCCAAGAACTCGGGAGAGGAAGGAGAAGGAAGAAAGCCGAGACGCTTGTACCAATCTGCGGACAATCTGAGAATGTATGGTTTACTCAGGAGTGGTAAGAGGTCAAAGGGGACTTCATTAGGAAGACCATAACGGGTCATCGCTTGACGTAACTCGGTATCGGTGAACTCGGTTATCAATACTGATACGGGCGTGTTGATTCCGTAACTCCTTGCATTATCAGTAGCCGTCTGATCTTTATATATATAATATTTTAACTCGTTCGTCCCACGCACGATCTCACGCCGTGAGGTCCAGTCTGCACATCTGCATGACAGAATGAAGAACACATAATCGGATCTTGCAGAAGAGAGGCTACCCAAGAGATAACTGATACTTGAGGGGTCCATTTCATCAAGACCGTCGAGAAAGATGTACGCATTCTCGCCCGCCCCGCTGAGAATGGGATCTATCAGGTCTACAAGAGCAGGTAGGGTTTCCACTCTGAAAATACTAGTGAGCGCCTTCAGACCGTGGAGCAATGGAACAAAGAAGGTCGGTGCGCCCAAGTCTGCAATCTTTCGCGACATTCGGGCCATATACCATGTCTTTCCCAGACCCGCATCACCCAGCACGACAAAGATATTGCGATCGGTCATTCCCGCATCGCCAATAAATCTATCAAAGATCATCTCGTGTTTTGTACGTGCAACATAGAGCGAATCATCATACCGCACGCCGAAACCTGTGGCACCTGTGGTTCTCTGACGCTGAAGATTGCCTATCACAAGAAGACGAGAGAAATCAAGGGTCTCGGGCGAAGAATATTTGCCCATGAATTTTCTGAAAGAGATGTCGAGACCGCGCTCCATTGCTGCCAGTCTACGAAGAACCTCATCAAGGGCCTCATTGGTCTGCTGACCTTGGGCTAAGACCATGTCGATTTTAACACCCGTAGATGCGGCCAGCTCGAGTACTTGAGTGAGGAGTTCCTGATTGCCACGCAGTTGGCTGATAATATCATCCATATTGGCCTGAAGATCACGCAGACCATACTGAAGTCCTGCTGTCGCATCTTCAACGCTTATACCACTTCGCTCGGAGATACTGGACGCCAACTCCTCAATATCTTTAGGACGACCTAGATTCATCAGGCCACTGGCCGAGTCTTCAACCTTATTCTGAATGACTTCTCCGATCACTTCAGCACTGACGGAAACACCAATACTGCTCATTGAACGGGCAAGAAAGCTTCCTACAGCTGTTGCCGCTATTGGCCCCAAGGTTGCACCAGCCAAAACAGAGGCAGCAGTAATAACCAGTCCCTTTCCTGCTCGCTTTAGAAGATCTTTGAGTGCCACAGTAATCAAGCTTCCAACAATATGAACAAACTAGCACCTATAAGAATACTCAGTATATCTAATGGCCATCTAAAAATTACAACATCATTAACGTGGGAATGCAATGATTAGTCCAACACAGACACAACGTGGACAACCAGCGAACGTATATTGAACAATCGTAAACAGTAGATCCATAGCAGGCTCATCAACAACAGTGGATATCAACTCCTTCAACGTCATAGAGAGAGCCATTTTGCTTGAAAAGGTGGACGAAGTATTTTAATTGCCCGCCCACAATATCCAAGTTCTCTGCTGCTGTTGACTACCCGATTTTTGGGCAGGTTCTTCAAGTCACTGTCCCCAATTACTCACCACAACAAATGAGTTCATTGTTATCGCGGATTAGTACTTGGAACAGACAGTATCAACTTGACTATCGTTGATATGAATGTCATTCGGATTCACTTAGTACTGAATCCAAATACGTTTCAAAATCTTTCAGGGCTAAGACGATCCATTTTTCTTCATTTAGTTTCTCAACTTTATCGATTTTTTTAGCGATTATACCATAATACTTTCTCCAATCGTCCAAGCCTACAAACTGTGACTTGTCGTCCAACTTTGTCAGTATTTCTTTTGCTACAGTGGCGTCAAGGTCGCTCCATTTAACCTCAAGAAATAGAGCTATTTTCTCTTGTTCATTTAGTGCAACAATATCAATTTCTTGATCTTTATACCACCATCGTCCAATTTTGTAAAATCTGAACGGAAGTATTTTGGCATTGTTCAGTTTTAGCAGCAGCTGAATGGCGATATCCTCAAATACTTTTCCGAGATATTGATTGAAATCTTCCAGCACTTGCGTTACCAACAATTCACCTTGATCTGTTTCGATTAGATCAATATTCGGATGGACAAATCTGAACCAAAATAAGAAATATGGGTCATTGAGATAGTATCGCCCCTTTCGACTTTTCCAACTTGCCGTTATTGAAACCTCTCGACGTATTAATCCAAGATCAATTAGAACGGAGAGATATTTCCCAACAACCGCTCGTGCAAGGCCAGTCGCATTCACGATTGCCCCTAATGTTGTTTTTCCTCGTGCAACAGATTCCATAATTGCAAAGTATGTTCTTGGTTCATCTAACTCTTCTCTGAGAACAAAGAAAGCGTCTTGATACAAGAATGAAGTTCTTTTGAAGTAGTTCGTGATATTTTCTTTAAGGCTTATTTTATCGTTAAATTCAAGCAGGTATGTTGGGGTTCCTCCAACAATCCCATAGGCTCTTACAAAATCCTCTATTGAATAACTTGGTAAGAATGCTTTGGCACTACCAAAATCCATTGACTTAAGTCTTAGCTGCGCAGTTCTTCTTCCATAAAGTGGATTTTTGTAACCGAACAATTTTTCCATCATACTAATTGAAGATCCACAAATTACAAAGAAGATTCTCGTGGAAGAGAGCTTTTGATCCCAATATTCCTGAAGTACCGAAGGCAAAGATGAATCACTCTTAACAAGGTAGGGAAATTCGTCCAACACCACTATTTGTCGATTTTGAATCTTCTGAGTGAGATATTCAAAAAATGAGTCCCAGTCATGCAGTGGATTTTTTCTTACAAGATCGTCATCAAAATAGTCGGCAAATTTCTGTGAGAAACGTCTCAGGTTTTCAATCTTGCTTGTTTCTCGCGCAAGTAAATATATCCCATTGTGCCGTCGTAATAATTCTAACAAGAGAGTAGTCTTACCTATTCTCCTCCGCCCATAGAGAACAATGAACTCGGCTTTGTTACGTTCAAACCGTTTCTCAAGAAGCCCAAGCTCCGTTTCCCGATCAACGAACATTGTATACTCACAAGTAATTTACTTTGGAGTATATTATTTAGCCTTTTTGTGTCACCCAAAATTGGATAAATAGAAAAACACAGGACCTCGAAAATTAAACCGAGAAAAACGATGTGATGATGTGTAAACTACGAAGTAATCAGATATGGAAACAACGCCCCAATCAAATAAACACCAACGACCGCAAAGCACAGCGCCAAGTTTAAGACATGGCCATTTGAGAACAGACCAAATGGTTTACAAACCTCCTCTATGACAGGAGAAGACAGATCATCGGAGAGTGATACCGTGAGCAGTAATGACGAACGGGTCGCAGACCCATTTGAGATCGCAGCGAGCAATGCTGAAGAAATTGTGACTGATGAAGAGGTTCGAGCAATCGTCACCTCAAAGAAGAGTTTCAACTTTTACTATGGCACTGCACCCACTGGCCCCTTCCACTTTGCGTATCTCATCCCATTAACCAAACTAGTTCAACTTGCAGATATCGGTGGGAAAGGGACTATCCTGCTTGCGGATTATCATGCACATCTTGATTCTCAAAAGACCTCATTTGAATTGATGGATTTGCGGTCTCAATATTATAAGGAGTGCATCAAAGGAATTCTTGGAGAACATGCCAAGAAACTCAAATTTGTTCGTGGCTCTTCATATGAATACAAACGCGACTATGTAGAGGATCTCTTCAAGATTGCGGCAAAAGTCACGACAAAACGAGCCCTAAGAGCTGCCAGCGAAGTGGTACGAATCAGGGGAGAGGCAAAGGTCTCAGAACTGATGTACCCGCTACTACAAATTCTTGATGTGAAATATCTCAAGGCAGACATCACAGTCGGCGGCATCGACCAGCGAAATATCTACATGCTCGGAAGAGAAATCCTTGAGTCGATCAAGTTCAAGAAAGGAGCCTATATCTTCATGCCACTGTTGCCATCGCTTCGAGGCGGTGGGGCAAAGATGTCAGCCAGTGATCCACTCTCGCATATTCGGGTCACAGACACACCGCAACAGATCAAATCGACGATCAAAAAGGCGTACTGTCCAGCGGGAGACCTCGAACAAAATCCGATCACTGCGACAGTCCGTTACATTCTCATGCCAAGGTTTGGCAAGATCCTCATCAAGCGTAAAGAGAAGTTTGGTGGAGATATTGAGTTCAGCTCGATCGAGGAATTCGAGAAGGCGTACACAGAACAGAAACTGCATCCACTCGATGTGAAGCAGGCTGTGACAGACGGACTGATCGAGATCCTATCACCAGCACGAGAATACTTCGAGGCGCACCCAGATATCCTGAATGAAGTCGAGAAGACCTTCGGTGAATGATCATCACAGTAAGTCGAGAAAAATATTCGTAGAGGTCTCCATTGCCGCAAGAGAGCAAGAGAGACCTCACTGGTTGTTTTAATCTAGGTCGATACCAAGACTGTCTAGGAGCGCATCAAGATCCGCCTTAGAGAGAGATTTGGCCTGCTCGAGGATGATCTCGATCTCATCAGCAGTCATGCCCTTCTTCTCCAGCTTCAGTCGTAGCTCTTCGAGCTCTGAAGGCGTCTCCGATAGAGTAGGTCGTTCTACTGCCTCCGGAGCTTTACCCTCAGCCGTGGCAAGGGCCTCGGCACGACGAGCCTCTTCTTGAGCGATGACCTCCTTGAGGAAGCCGGGTCGCTCACTCGCCTTCATTCGTGCAAGATCAGCCTTGAAGGCCTCAATCTCTTCATCGCCAAGACCAGTTATCTCAGCAAGCCGAGCGAGAAGCTCGTCCACCTCTGGAATTATGGCCTTGATAGGATACCCCTCAATATCGGCCAAGTCCTTCTTGAGTTTGACAGGTTCCAACTCGGTATTCACGATGTCGAGGATCATCTCCTGACGTGAAGCAACAGGTGGAATCCGCGGAATCCGGCCCTTTCTCAGGAGACGAATCATTGCATTCAGCCACCGGATCATCTGGGGGACGCTATAGACCTTGACGTAGAAGAATAATAGCGCAGCCAAGATGACAAAGCTGACACTCCCGAAGGTAATAGCGGTCTGGACAGCAATCTGGGCAGCCGAGGGACTCGACTGAATAACGAACTGTATCTGCTGAGTCGCGTAGTTATTCTTACTGAAAGTCACACTCATTGGGAAGTTACCCGCATCACCTACAAAGAAGGAGAGGACATAGGTGCCATTTCCTTCTGCTCGCATATAGTCGGGGAAGTAAGTCAGATTACCCGGACCAAGAGTGACCTGTGGAATGACACCATCAATACCAACATTGTGATCGAGATCCCAGTACTGGATAGTGATCTCAATGGTGGCACCGGGCACGGTCTTGATAGTCTGTGTTGCCACAAAGTATGTCGTCAATATTGGTCGGATTATCAGTTCCAAGTTTAGCGGGCTTATCTGATAGTACGACGCATCAAAGGTAATGCTTATGCTATACGTGTCGATCGGGAGATAATCTGGAACAGTCAGCGAGTAGGATCCATTGGCCATCGGAATAAGCTGTATGGAGCCGATGGTCTCCCAGATCGCGTAGCCATTGATACCAGTGACCGTCTCACCAGTAAGCGAGTTTTTCACAGTGAAGATGATTGTCGAACTCTCATTGATTGGGACCGAGACACGTTTCAGACCCTGAATAGTAGTCGGGATCCGAGTCATGACCAGATTGACCTCTTTGAGCGCAGTATTGTGGTTTGGCTTGGCAAACTCCACATCCACATCATAGGTTCGGGGCACAGTCATGTTGAGAATCAATGCAACTGTGTACGTCCCATTATGCAGATCCGTGATTGTCACAGCGCCTCCATCCCAGTTGACTGTCACATCCGCATCCATAACAGGAGTGGAGTCATGCGTGTTGTTGAGGTAAAACCTGAAAATGACCATGTCACCATGATAGCCTGACTTGGTCACAGTGTCCGGAATAGCTTCAACGGGGATCGCAAGAACATTGAAGCTGATAGTACGCTGAGAGATCGCGTAACCAGTCTTTGCGGCCGAAACACGCAGTTGATACGATTGGACGTTCAGCTCACTTGCATTCAACTCGGCACGGTAGGTATGATCGGGTTGCTCAACAAAGAACCCTGAGATTCCGCCAACCTTGTAAGACACGCTGGCACCAGAGATGCGTTCTCCAAGATAGGTGTCATTATACTCGGCCGTGAGCACCACAATATCCCCGTAATAGGCGGACATCGTGATAACACCACCATTTACCCAAATACCAGTGAAAACTGGCGAAACCGTCACATCAAGGACGATATCGAGGAATGAATAGCTATCGGCAATAGCACGCACAACGGCCTGGTATTGACCCACTGCAAAACCACTAGCATCAATAATGCCACTATAGTATCCGGGAGTCCCATTGTACGTGAGCACATAAGCGGTATCATTCCAAGTGATAGTGACTGTTGCAAGATTGACCGGATTATGACGAGCGTTATCTTCCAGATAGACCCAGATCGGAACTGATGTCGAAGCGACTATCTGAATACTCGAGCTCTGCGGCAGAATTGTGCCAGAGGCCTTTGTGAGAACCATGGAGATACTCTTTGAACGCGTCTGATAGAACTCACGCGACACTCGAACAGTCAGGTCATAAGTCCCATAGGACTGTGTTGTTGTGTCGAGGTACAGGATGTAGGTCCCATTGTGAAGATCAGTAAAGTTGTAGACGGTAATATTCCACAACAGTTGCGCAGTCATCTCAGGAACTGAGGTATTATGGTAGGGTTCACGGACATCGATTCGAATCGGAATGATCGCGCCCCATTCGTCGTAATAGGATGTATGCTCAAGATATATCTCGACCGTGAGAGCCCCTGGCTGGATAGTGACCGATGCCTCTGCTGTACGATAATTGGATAACGACGCATTCACGGTAAATGGATAAGCTTGGGCAAGGAGCCCGGTCGTATTGATAGCAAGCTGATATACTCCACCACCAATATAGTTTATCGAGACAGAGGTGCCATAAAGACTATACCAATCGGTTTCAACGGTTGCCCCAGTCAATGCAACATCGTGATCAACGTCGTAAAAGGTGACATTCACTATCTGTAGCTCACCAATAGGCAGCGATGCCGCTGGAGGAGCCTCACTGATCAGGTTTGTCTGGATCAAGCGAATCACGCCCACCACATTTGTAATAGTACGTGATCTGTAGAAGGGCGAACCGCTCTTACTGGCTGTTAAATTGAAATAGACAGAACCAGTGCCACCGAATTGATCTGTTGGAACCAGCACAGTATACGAGCCATTACCATTGTCCGTAAGATAGTAGGTGGGAGAACTCACATTGACAAAAGTCAGTGCAACAGCAGCTCCACTTATCCCCTCATCAGAGATATAGTCGATGTATTGGAAAATAATTGACATATTATCGAGATAGGGAGTGGACTCGACAAGGGAGAAGAAGATCTGTGTGGGCCGTTCCACAGTTGTGGCAGTAGTCGTTGTACTACGGGGAGCATAGTACGGAGCCCCAGAACTTCGATCTATGGCTATCTGAATCTCTTCATTTGTCACCAACGAGGTCGAACTCAGAAGTGAAGAGTTAAAGCTGATCTCATAGTATGTACCGTGATTGATCAATGCATAATTGCTGTCTGTTATGACCGTATGGCCAACGCCATGGCTCAGAGTGATGTGCGACTTTGCGATTGCTATCAGATCACCAGTCAGGAAATCACTGAACTTGAAAGTAAAGGTCACATTCTCCTTGAATGGAATCTCGCCTGGTGTCTGAACAAGAATTATCTGCGTATATCGCTGTATCACACGAGCGTTGATGGTCTTTGAGGCTGACTGATAGAATGGTGCACCACTACGACTCAGCGCCACATTAATCGGGAACGAGGCAACCGAACCGAGTGCAACTGAATCGATCTCAATACGATACTGGCCATTACCGATATAGGTGACCCAGTAATTGGAGGCATCGAGTGCCGAAGAGGAATTACTACAACTCACAACAACTGTTGCACCTTCAATTGGAGACCCGGTGGAATCATCTGTATAGGTCACGACAAAAGTAACGTTCTCTGCATAAGGAGTCGGGTCAGGAATATCATACCCCAATTGGGTCACTCTCTTGCTTACGGAGAGTGATAAAAGATCAGTGGCATCAGCCTCATAATTTGAGCCTGTATAGACAATGGTGACATTGAGGATAAAGGTGCCATCTGACGAGAATGCAGAACTATTGAGCTCAACACTATAGTGGCCGTTTCCAAGATCGGTCACTGTGTACCAACCTGCAAGTGAGGCATTGAGCGTGAGGATGCCCACCATGTTCGCTGAAGAACCACTCACAAGATCAGTGTAGACGAATTCAAGGGTCACGTTGTTCTTCCACTGAACGCCCGGAACCGAGATATGAGACAGCTGGGTACTTCTACGAGACACATAGACAGTAAAACCAAAGGAGGCGACATCTTCGTAGAAGGGCGAACCTGTCCAAGCAACATTCAGATGAAGGGTGAAAGTGCCAATGCCACCCAGACTTGATGTGTTGATAGCCATTGTAAAGAGCTTGGTAGTGCCGTCATAAGATAGTGTATACACAACACTCCCCTCAGATAGACTGATCGTCAGGGAACTACTATTAGCAATTCGTGCAGTGCTTAGGGAGTCAACATAACTGAAAGAGAGATTTGCAAGCTCACCATATGGTGTCCCCTGAACTGGACTGTTATCAACATAGGTTGGTCGCTCTAATACGATGAGGGTCACATCCATTGTCTTGTTCTCGTACAGTGGGGGTTGACCCGATTTCCACATGAATTCAATTCTAAAGACAAAGGATCCCACAGCGTTGAACAGAGAAGAGTTGAGTCGGAACTCGTAGGTCCCAGGATTCCCGGACAATTCCATTATGACAAAATCGGACTGTGTGACAGGATGTCCAGTAGTCAGCGGGGTGATACGGACAAAGACACCATTTGTTCCATTTGAGATACGTGTGGAATTCACTACATCCCAATAGACTGCGGTGAAGGTGAAATTCTCAAGATAGTATTTTGCTGTCGGAGCCTGTTCAAGGTAGAGATCTGTGTCCGTACCAAGAACACGAACAGTCGTGTCAATGGTCCCATTCTTGTATTTGGTAGTCCCGGGATCGGTCCACCGAACAGTAATTCTGAGATCTTTCCACCCGATAGTGCCCCACTGTTCTGCCTTGAGGGTGATGTTATAGTGTCCCGCGCCCAGACTTGAAACAGCCACATTCCATGTGAGAGTTGCTGTTGGTGAGCTGACTTCGATACGGACGTAACCAGTGCTGTTGACTATCCCCTCTCCAAGATCCGTGTCACGGTATTCAACAAGGATGACTATGTCAGTCTGATATGGAGTCTGCTCAACTGGACTGTCTAAGACAAACAGGGTATTGTGACTGCGGACTTGAACATCGACTGTGAAAGTATGGTTCTGATACCCGCCCTTGGTGACCGTGAAATTGACCACATAGTATTCACCCGGAGCAGTAAGAGGATCATCGCTCTCGGTGAAAATCGTGATCTCGTAAGTACCCGGCGAGGTCTCGATCACAGTATAGTTCTTCTCACCAGCAGAATGGAAACTTGTCCAGTTGCAGACAATTGAACTATTTGAACCCGTGATAGGCTGGTTGGAGTCGGTGTCGGTCCATGTCAATGAAAACGAGGCGGATTCACCAACTG
It contains:
- a CDS encoding ATP-binding protein, whose amino-acid sequence is MFVDRETELGLLEKRFERNKAEFIVLYGRRRIGKTTLLLELLRRHNGIYLLARETSKIENLRRFSQKFADYFDDDLVRKNPLHDWDSFFEYLTQKIQNRQIVVLDEFPYLVKSDSSLPSVLQEYWDQKLSSTRIFFVICGSSISMMEKLFGYKNPLYGRRTAQLRLKSMDFGSAKAFLPSYSIEDFVRAYGIVGGTPTYLLEFNDKISLKENITNYFKRTSFLYQDAFFVLREELDEPRTYFAIMESVARGKTTLGAIVNATGLARAVVGKYLSVLIDLGLIRREVSITASWKSRKGRYYLNDPYFLFWFRFVHPNIDLIETDQGELLVTQVLEDFNQYLGKVFEDIAIQLLLKLNNAKILPFRFYKIGRWWYKDQEIDIVALNEQEKIALFLEVKWSDLDATVAKEILTKLDDKSQFVGLDDWRKYYGIIAKKIDKVEKLNEEKWIVLALKDFETYLDSVLSESE
- a CDS encoding tyrosine--tRNA ligase; this translates as MSSNDERVADPFEIAASNAEEIVTDEEVRAIVTSKKSFNFYYGTAPTGPFHFAYLIPLTKLVQLADIGGKGTILLADYHAHLDSQKTSFELMDLRSQYYKECIKGILGEHAKKLKFVRGSSYEYKRDYVEDLFKIAAKVTTKRALRAASEVVRIRGEAKVSELMYPLLQILDVKYLKADITVGGIDQRNIYMLGREILESIKFKKGAYIFMPLLPSLRGGGAKMSASDPLSHIRVTDTPQQIKSTIKKAYCPAGDLEQNPITATVRYILMPRFGKILIKRKEKFGGDIEFSSIEEFEKAYTEQKLHPLDVKQAVTDGLIEILSPAREYFEAHPDILNEVEKTFGE